In Anaerobranca gottschalkii DSM 13577, the following are encoded in one genomic region:
- the fabG gene encoding 3-oxoacyl-[acyl-carrier-protein] reductase, translating into MRLKDKVCIITGAANGIGAATAIKFAQEGAKVAVCDIDQNNVEKVVNEIKEMGGEAVGYKVDVTNKEEINNMVNDLMERYNKIDVLVNNAGIISDAQLAKMTDEQFDRVININLKGTYLCTKAVVDIMINQNSGVILNTSSIVGIYGNFGQTNYAASKFAVNGMTKTWAKELGRKGIRANAVCPGFIATSIIDPMPEKVIKAMEDKVPLKRLGKPEEIANVFAFLASDEASYVNGAIIEVSGGIVI; encoded by the coding sequence ATGAGATTAAAAGATAAAGTTTGTATTATTACTGGTGCAGCTAATGGTATCGGTGCAGCAACTGCTATAAAATTTGCTCAAGAAGGGGCTAAAGTAGCTGTTTGTGATATAGATCAAAATAATGTTGAAAAGGTTGTAAACGAGATAAAGGAAATGGGTGGAGAAGCTGTCGGTTATAAAGTAGATGTAACAAATAAGGAAGAGATTAACAACATGGTAAATGATTTAATGGAGAGGTATAACAAAATCGATGTATTGGTAAATAATGCCGGGATCATTTCAGACGCTCAATTAGCCAAAATGACAGATGAGCAGTTTGATAGGGTAATAAATATTAACTTAAAAGGAACTTATCTATGTACAAAAGCCGTTGTTGATATTATGATTAACCAAAACTCAGGTGTAATTTTAAATACCTCTTCAATAGTAGGAATATATGGTAATTTTGGTCAAACAAATTATGCAGCTTCTAAGTTTGCAGTTAATGGAATGACAAAGACTTGGGCAAAAGAATTAGGTAGAAAAGGTATTAGAGCGAATGCGGTATGTCCTGGATTTATTGCAACTTCAATAATAGATCCTATGCCTGAAAAGGTTATTAAGGCTATGGAAGATAAAGTTCCTTTAAAGAGATTAGGTAAGCCTGAAGAAATAGCTAATGTTTTTGCATTCTTAGCTTCTGATGAAGCAAGTTATGTAAACGGTGCTATTATTGAAGTAAGTGGTGGAATAGTAATTTAA
- a CDS encoding Zn-ribbon domain-containing OB-fold protein, whose protein sequence is MSNKGRLYTYTIVNVPTEKFKGQTPYLIGIVEEGENRVLSKIEGYEEGKNINIGDEVDFVYFDEYGNKVYKLV, encoded by the coding sequence GTGTCAAATAAAGGGAGGTTATATACTTATACAATAGTTAATGTTCCTACTGAAAAATTTAAAGGGCAAACTCCATATTTGATTGGCATTGTTGAAGAAGGAGAAAATAGGGTATTATCAAAAATTGAGGGATATGAAGAAGGTAAAAATATAAATATTGGAGATGAAGTTGATTTTGTCTACTTTGATGAGTATGGAAATAAAGTTTATAAATTAGTTTAA
- a CDS encoding thiolase domain-containing protein translates to MRSVSVIGIGETKMGVFPDKSLKELIKEAGSKAINDAGIDKGLIEALYIGNFNSSYLCNQSHMGALASEVLELGNIPTLRTENACASGGLAFRYGYLAVASGLYDVVLVGGVEKMTHRETEVVTSALASASDGTTEFEIGATFPSLFALIANRHMYEYGTTREQMAMVAVQNHDNALLNPNAQMHKKLTIEKVVTGFPVAYPFTVFDCSLITDGAVFTVLAATEVAEKLTQKPLVEIIGSGHAGDTLTLASKKIITEFPATIKAAKEAYEMANVKPEDIDFAEVHDCFTITQIIHTEDLGFFEKGKGGFAVEEGLTAINGKIPINPSGGLKAKGHPIGATGLSQVYEAVTQLRGEAGERQVKNAEIGLTHNIGGTASTCCVHIFRRR, encoded by the coding sequence TTGAGGAGTGTATCAGTAATTGGTATAGGTGAAACTAAAATGGGAGTTTTCCCAGATAAGTCACTTAAAGAGTTAATTAAAGAAGCAGGGTCTAAAGCAATTAATGATGCTGGAATTGATAAAGGACTTATAGAAGCATTGTATATTGGTAATTTCAATAGCTCATATTTATGTAATCAAAGTCATATGGGGGCATTAGCTTCTGAGGTATTAGAACTTGGTAATATTCCTACTTTAAGGACAGAAAATGCATGTGCCTCTGGGGGATTAGCTTTCCGTTATGGGTATCTAGCAGTTGCTTCAGGTTTATACGATGTTGTGTTAGTTGGTGGCGTAGAAAAAATGACCCATAGGGAAACTGAAGTGGTTACATCTGCTTTAGCTAGTGCATCTGATGGTACGACAGAATTTGAAATAGGGGCAACTTTTCCTTCTCTATTTGCTTTGATTGCTAACAGGCATATGTATGAGTATGGTACTACAAGGGAACAGATGGCCATGGTAGCTGTACAAAACCATGATAATGCTCTTTTGAATCCCAATGCTCAAATGCATAAAAAGTTAACTATTGAAAAAGTGGTTACTGGATTTCCAGTTGCATACCCATTTACTGTTTTTGATTGTTCATTGATAACGGATGGTGCAGTATTTACAGTATTAGCTGCCACTGAAGTTGCAGAAAAATTAACTCAAAAACCATTAGTGGAAATAATTGGTTCTGGTCATGCAGGAGATACATTGACCTTAGCTTCTAAAAAAATTATTACCGAATTTCCTGCAACTATTAAAGCTGCTAAAGAAGCATATGAAATGGCGAATGTAAAACCTGAAGATATCGATTTTGCAGAAGTTCACGATTGCTTTACAATTACACAAATTATTCATACTGAAGATCTTGGATTCTTTGAAAAAGGTAAGGGCGGTTTTGCTGTAGAAGAAGGTTTAACTGCGATCAATGGTAAAATCCCTATTAATCCTAGTGGAGGATTAAAAGCTAAAGGACATCCTATAGGTGCAACAGGATTAAGCCAAGTGTATGAAGCTGTAACTCAGCTTAGAGGTGAAGCTGGAGAAAGGCAAGTAAAAAATGCAGAAATAGGTTTGACACATAATATTGGTGGAACAGCTTCTACATGTTGTGTACACATTTTTAGAAGGAGGTAG